A genome region from Cryptosporidium parvum Iowa II chromosome 8, whole genome shotgun sequence includes the following:
- a CDS encoding CDP-diacylglycerol--inositol 3-phosphatidyltransferase isoform 1; phosphatidylinositol synthase; PtdIns synthase; PI synthase, which yields MITDRCSTVIIIILAITLNKSYTFLMIIFLIGDISGHWLYMISSISSGGSSHKSIKEEMWPILKLYYSKKPLLFTLHACNEALWLILYGQGCIYDKATNLKQLNQIDKKFILVTSYSLYMILPLALIKNIINFVHLFYGCNIILETDVKERMKN from the coding sequence ATGATTACTGATAGATGCAGCacagtaataataataatattagcaATCACATTAAATAAGAGCTACACatttttgatgataatatttttgatagGAGATATTTCTGGTCATTGGCTATACATGATTTCAAGTATTTCATCAGGAGGAAGTTCAcataaaagtattaaagaagaaatgtGGCcgattttaaaattatattattcaaaaaaaccattattatttacattaCATGCATGTAATGAAGCTTTATGGTTAATTTTATATGGCCAGGGATGTATTTACGATAAAGCTACAAACctaaaacaattaaatcaaattgataaaaaattcattcTAGTAACATCATACTCTCTCTACATGATTCTGCCACTTGCCTTgatcaaaaatataataaattttgttcatttattttatggttgtaatattattttggaaACTGAtgttaaagaaagaatgaaaaattaa